In a single window of the Bacillus clarus genome:
- a CDS encoding YrzA family protein, protein MSFTFEMLEDKVEFFEAANLVSLEKKISEQIDNNKALMLEVHHISHQMVMDPESKRPYYSAVVHFKLKKLR, encoded by the coding sequence GTGTCATTTACCTTTGAAATGTTAGAAGATAAAGTAGAGTTTTTTGAGGCTGCAAACTTAGTTTCTCTAGAGAAGAAAATTAGCGAACAAATTGATAATAATAAAGCACTTATGCTCGAAGTTCATCATATTTCTCACCAAATGGTTATGGATCCTGAAAGCAAAAGACCTTATTACAGCGCAGTTGTTCACTTTAAATTAAAAAAATTACGCTAA
- a CDS encoding ABC transporter ATP-binding protein yields MLSVKEVSYAHSERFQMKNMNVHIKAGEIVSLIGPNGSGKSTLLRLIARLLDPSVGEIVLDGKSIHAMKSADVAKKLAMLPQMQDHQLDLTVKELIEFGRVPHKSWNSRLSKEDKEIVDWALSVTKLEGYEYRLLQSLSGGERQRVWIAMTLAQRTNVLLLDEPTTFLDIVHQLEVMELVKRLNEEFGMTIVMVLHDINQAAQYSDRLLVLKKGKIQYDGVPECVLCHQMFQHVFGIEVDIFQGSEKPFFTPKRICGKGEERCKQRNV; encoded by the coding sequence GTGCTTTCCGTTAAAGAGGTGTCTTACGCACATTCAGAAAGGTTCCAAATGAAAAATATGAATGTACATATTAAAGCTGGTGAAATTGTTAGCTTAATTGGTCCGAATGGATCCGGAAAATCCACTTTACTCCGCTTAATTGCAAGGCTACTTGATCCGAGTGTAGGAGAGATTGTTTTAGATGGAAAAAGCATTCATGCGATGAAAAGTGCTGATGTAGCGAAGAAGTTAGCAATGTTGCCGCAAATGCAGGATCATCAATTAGATTTAACAGTGAAAGAACTGATTGAGTTTGGAAGAGTGCCTCATAAATCGTGGAATAGTCGTTTAAGTAAAGAAGATAAAGAGATTGTCGATTGGGCGCTATCTGTTACAAAGTTGGAAGGATATGAATATCGTCTCTTGCAGTCTTTATCAGGTGGGGAAAGACAACGTGTTTGGATTGCGATGACACTTGCACAACGGACAAATGTTTTATTGTTAGATGAGCCGACAACTTTTTTAGATATCGTTCACCAGTTAGAAGTAATGGAGCTTGTTAAGCGATTAAATGAAGAGTTCGGTATGACGATTGTAATGGTTTTGCATGATATTAATCAAGCAGCTCAATATAGTGATCGTTTACTTGTACTAAAGAAAGGGAAAATCCAGTACGACGGAGTACCAGAATGTGTTTTATGTCATCAAATGTTTCAGCACGTATTTGGAATTGAAGTCGATATATTTCAAGGTAGTGAAAAACCATTCTTTACACCGAAACGAATTTGTGGAAAAGGAGAAGAACGATGCAAACAGAGGAACGTATGA
- a CDS encoding FecCD family ABC transporter permease, translated as MESSELVKEKAHPFAKKRWILTVGLIVLTVLGLFYGLIAGSLSFSLQDIILGIQDENSTVHRIVWDLRIPRVLVGFIVGTCLAASGALLQGVMRNPLADPGIIGVSSGAGFVAIVIMILFPQYMAFLPLGAFLGAFITAMVIYALSWQKGAPPSRIVLVGVSINALIGAATSALMLLHSDKVQSVLPWLAGGIGGVSWAHLNMIIYYAIFAIIFAFFGIKHIQILMLGDEMAKLLGHHVEKSRFFLIVISTLLAGIAVSVSGLIGFVGLVVPHMLRLLVGSDYRYLLPLSCLGGGVLLVFADAIARSWFDPIELPVGILLSFLGGPFFLYLIQRGGKQSAFR; from the coding sequence ATGGAGAGTAGTGAATTAGTAAAGGAAAAGGCACATCCTTTTGCAAAAAAAAGATGGATATTGACGGTTGGTTTGATTGTATTAACCGTTCTAGGCCTTTTTTATGGTCTTATTGCGGGGAGTTTATCCTTTTCATTACAAGACATTATACTAGGTATACAAGATGAGAACTCAACAGTCCATCGAATTGTGTGGGATCTTCGTATTCCACGTGTACTTGTTGGGTTTATCGTAGGTACATGCTTAGCAGCATCGGGAGCATTATTGCAAGGGGTTATGAGAAACCCTCTTGCAGATCCTGGTATTATCGGTGTTTCATCCGGAGCCGGATTTGTTGCGATTGTGATTATGATCTTATTTCCACAGTATATGGCTTTCTTACCGCTTGGAGCGTTTTTAGGAGCTTTTATTACAGCGATGGTGATTTACGCTTTGTCATGGCAAAAAGGAGCACCGCCTTCACGAATTGTATTAGTTGGCGTTTCGATCAATGCTTTAATTGGTGCTGCAACTTCAGCATTAATGTTATTGCATAGTGATAAAGTACAATCTGTATTACCATGGCTAGCTGGTGGAATTGGTGGTGTGAGCTGGGCGCATTTAAATATGATTATTTATTATGCGATATTCGCTATTATATTCGCTTTCTTTGGCATTAAACATATTCAGATACTTATGCTTGGAGATGAGATGGCAAAACTGTTAGGACATCATGTAGAAAAAAGTCGCTTTTTCTTAATTGTCATAAGTACATTACTAGCTGGAATTGCAGTAAGTGTTTCTGGACTCATCGGATTTGTTGGACTTGTTGTACCTCATATGCTACGTCTATTAGTCGGAAGTGATTATAGATACTTGTTGCCGTTATCATGTCTTGGTGGAGGAGTATTACTTGTTTTTGCAGATGCGATAGCTAGAAGTTGGTTTGATCCAATCGAATTGCCTGTTGGGATTTTATTGTCTTTCTTAGGTGGCCCATTCTTCTTATATTTAATTCAGAGGGGAGGAAAACAAAGTGCTTTCCGTTAA
- a CDS encoding ABC transporter substrate-binding protein, with amino-acid sequence MKKYITLFTAILSIFFLLIGCNAKGNEQASATKADKEKEKIEITDSSNRKVTFDKAPKSFATLSVGDMNIIHALGGKVIGRPDTNLTLPEDLKKAQVIGNAHQPNFEQIASLKPDLLVANNGFQKNIPTVEGQGTKVMISSANSIKDIQKSIEAYGTVMQKEDKAKELNQSINDQMKKYEKKSDVKALLVYGAPGTYLAALPNSLSGDILEKTGGKNIAAEFPKMKEYPQYAQLSVERIIEANPEVIYLITHGDPEGVKKAFEGEMMKNEAWKNLEAVKQNRVVILPPDLFGSNPGTKVTEAMDFMYKSIQDVRK; translated from the coding sequence ATGAAAAAATATATAACGCTGTTTACGGCAATTTTATCGATTTTTTTCTTGTTAATCGGTTGCAATGCGAAAGGAAACGAACAAGCATCAGCAACAAAGGCAGACAAAGAAAAAGAAAAAATAGAGATTACAGACTCATCAAACAGAAAAGTAACATTCGACAAAGCTCCTAAAAGTTTTGCGACTTTGAGTGTAGGAGATATGAATATTATCCACGCTTTAGGTGGTAAAGTGATAGGGCGTCCAGATACGAATTTAACTCTTCCAGAAGATTTAAAGAAGGCGCAAGTAATTGGAAACGCACATCAACCAAACTTTGAACAAATTGCTAGTTTAAAGCCAGACCTTCTTGTTGCAAATAATGGGTTTCAAAAAAATATTCCGACTGTTGAGGGACAAGGGACAAAAGTAATGATTTCCTCAGCGAATTCTATAAAAGATATTCAGAAGAGTATTGAAGCATATGGAACGGTCATGCAGAAGGAAGATAAAGCGAAGGAATTAAATCAAAGCATTAATGATCAAATGAAGAAATATGAGAAAAAGAGCGATGTAAAAGCATTGCTAGTTTACGGAGCACCTGGGACATATTTAGCGGCATTACCAAACTCTTTATCAGGTGATATTTTAGAAAAAACAGGCGGGAAAAATATCGCGGCTGAATTTCCAAAAATGAAAGAATATCCGCAGTATGCGCAATTAAGTGTAGAGCGTATTATTGAAGCAAATCCAGAGGTTATCTACTTAATTACACATGGAGACCCAGAAGGCGTGAAAAAAGCATTTGAAGGAGAAATGATGAAAAATGAAGCGTGGAAAAATTTGGAGGCAGTGAAACAGAACCGTGTTGTTATTTTACCACCAGATTTATTTGGTTCAAATCCTGGAACGAAAGTAACAGAAGCGATGGACTTTATGTATAAAAGTATACAAGATGTAAGGAAATGA
- a CDS encoding bifunctional cystathionine gamma-lyase/homocysteine desulfhydrase has product MRAKTKLIHGIRIGEPSTGSVNVPIYQTSTYRQEAVGKHQGYEYSRTGNPTRSALEEMIAVLENGHAGFAFGSGMAAITATIMLFSKGDHVILTDDVYGGTYRVITKVLNRFGIEHTFVDTTNLEEVVEAIRPNTKAVYVETPTNPLLKITDIKKISTLAKEKGLLTIIDNTFMTPYWQSPISLGADIVLHSATKYLGGHSDVVAGLVVVNSPQLAEDLHFVQNSTGGILGPQDSFLLLRGLKTLGIRMEEHETNSRAIAEFLNNHPKVNKVYYPGLETHPNYELAKEQANGFGAIISFDVDSEETLNKVLEKVQYFTLAESLGAVESLISIPAQMTHASIPADRRKELGITDTLIRISVGIEDGEDLIEDLAQALA; this is encoded by the coding sequence ATGAGAGCAAAAACAAAGTTAATTCATGGTATTCGCATAGGAGAACCTTCAACTGGATCTGTAAATGTACCGATTTATCAAACAAGTACGTATAGACAAGAAGCAGTTGGTAAACATCAAGGATATGAATATTCACGTACAGGGAATCCAACACGTTCAGCGTTAGAAGAAATGATTGCAGTGTTAGAAAACGGCCATGCTGGATTTGCATTTGGATCAGGAATGGCTGCTATTACAGCAACTATCATGTTGTTCTCAAAAGGAGATCACGTCATTTTAACAGATGATGTTTACGGCGGAACGTATCGTGTTATTACGAAAGTATTAAATCGTTTCGGTATTGAGCACACGTTTGTAGATACAACAAACTTAGAAGAAGTTGTAGAAGCTATTCGTCCAAATACGAAAGCAGTTTATGTGGAAACACCAACGAATCCATTACTGAAAATTACAGATATTAAGAAAATATCTACTCTAGCAAAAGAAAAAGGATTACTAACGATTATTGATAACACATTTATGACACCATACTGGCAGTCACCAATTTCTCTAGGAGCAGACATTGTACTTCATAGTGCAACGAAATATTTAGGAGGACATAGTGACGTTGTTGCTGGATTAGTAGTTGTAAATAGCCCGCAATTGGCTGAAGATCTTCACTTCGTACAAAATTCAACAGGCGGTATTTTAGGACCACAAGACAGCTTCTTATTACTTCGTGGTTTAAAAACATTAGGAATTCGTATGGAAGAGCATGAAACAAATTCACGCGCAATTGCTGAGTTTTTAAATAACCATCCGAAAGTAAATAAAGTATATTATCCAGGTCTTGAAACGCATCCGAATTATGAATTAGCAAAAGAACAAGCAAACGGATTCGGTGCAATTATCTCATTTGATGTAGATAGTGAAGAAACGTTAAATAAAGTACTTGAGAAGGTACAATACTTTACACTTGCTGAAAGCCTAGGGGCCGTAGAAAGTTTAATTTCTATTCCAGCTCAAATGACACATGCATCTATTCCAGCTGATCGCCGTAAAGAATTAGGAATTACAGATACATTAATTCGTATTTCTGTCGGTATTGAAGACGGTGAAGATTTAATTGAAGATTTAGCACAAGCGTTAGCATAA
- a CDS encoding YrrS family protein, with the protein MAGGSRFQQKQQKRRQNGVLNIAIAIVLVAVAIVAYQLFVPETKEKAASEEKKVAQQTTKNEKTEKTEKAKDKEEAKAKDKELAEAKKKEEEEKQKAEEEKKKAEEEAKANEKAPAEKTQPKATDAYTKSSWKPVGTEQGATPAMTFKKGTADWNEMNQAISAAIDVPVEQLIIHRIGNNGKNKAYGNVQDKQSGKKYYVNIDWVDNEGWKPTLVQTLN; encoded by the coding sequence ATGGCAGGAGGATCTAGGTTTCAACAGAAACAACAAAAACGTCGTCAAAACGGTGTTTTAAATATTGCAATTGCTATTGTATTAGTAGCAGTAGCTATTGTAGCATATCAATTGTTTGTTCCTGAAACAAAAGAGAAAGCAGCTTCTGAGGAGAAGAAAGTAGCTCAGCAAACAACGAAAAACGAAAAAACTGAGAAAACTGAGAAAGCGAAAGATAAAGAAGAAGCTAAGGCGAAAGATAAAGAACTAGCAGAAGCGAAGAAAAAAGAAGAAGAAGAGAAGCAAAAGGCTGAAGAAGAAAAGAAAAAAGCTGAAGAAGAAGCAAAAGCTAACGAGAAAGCACCAGCTGAAAAGACACAGCCAAAAGCAACAGATGCTTATACGAAATCTTCTTGGAAGCCAGTGGGTACAGAACAAGGTGCAACACCTGCGATGACGTTTAAAAAAGGTACAGCAGATTGGAATGAGATGAATCAAGCGATTTCCGCTGCAATTGACGTTCCAGTAGAGCAATTAATTATTCATAGAATCGGTAATAACGGTAAGAATAAAGCTTACGGCAACGTACAAGATAAGCAATCAGGTAAAAAATATTATGTAAATATTGATTGGGTAGACAATGAGGGTTGGAAACCAACACTTGTTCAAACTCTAAACTAA
- a CDS encoding O-acetylserine dependent cystathionine beta-synthase has translation MKVYRGVHELIGHTPIVEITRFSLPEDVRLFAKLEFYNPGGSVKDRLGRELIEDALAKGLITQGGTIIEPTAGNTGIGLALAALEHDLRVIVCVPEKFSIEKQELMKALGATVVHTPTEQGMTGAIAKAKELVREIPNSYSPSQFANDANPRAYFKTLGPELWYALNGEINIFVAGAGTGGTFMGTASYLKEQNLDIKTVIVEPEGSILNGGEAGSHETEGIGLEFIPPFLKTSYFDEIHTISDRNAFLRVKELAQKEGLLVGSSSGAAFHASLLEAEKAKPGTNIVTIFPDSSERYLSKDIYKGWE, from the coding sequence ATGAAGGTATATCGTGGAGTTCATGAATTGATTGGTCATACACCGATTGTAGAAATTACTCGATTTTCACTTCCAGAAGATGTACGGTTATTCGCGAAGCTTGAATTCTATAATCCAGGCGGAAGTGTGAAAGATCGATTAGGGAGAGAATTAATCGAAGATGCACTAGCGAAAGGCCTCATCACGCAAGGTGGTACAATTATTGAACCGACGGCTGGAAATACGGGCATCGGACTGGCACTTGCGGCGTTAGAGCATGATTTACGCGTCATTGTTTGTGTACCAGAGAAATTTAGTATTGAAAAACAGGAATTAATGAAAGCGCTAGGTGCAACAGTTGTTCATACGCCAACTGAGCAAGGAATGACCGGTGCAATTGCGAAGGCAAAAGAATTAGTAAGAGAAATTCCGAATTCATACTCTCCAAGTCAATTTGCTAATGATGCAAATCCACGTGCTTATTTTAAAACACTAGGTCCTGAACTGTGGTACGCGCTTAATGGAGAGATTAACATATTTGTTGCAGGAGCAGGTACTGGCGGTACATTTATGGGAACTGCGTCCTATTTAAAAGAACAAAATCTTGACATTAAAACGGTAATTGTAGAGCCAGAAGGATCCATTTTAAATGGTGGTGAAGCTGGTTCACACGAAACAGAAGGAATTGGTCTTGAGTTCATTCCACCATTTTTAAAAACATCTTATTTTGATGAAATTCATACGATTTCCGATCGAAATGCATTTTTACGTGTGAAAGAGTTGGCACAGAAAGAGGGTCTTCTCGTTGGAAGTTCTTCAGGAGCGGCATTTCATGCAAGCTTATTAGAAGCTGAGAAGGCAAAGCCAGGTACAAATATTGTAACGATTTTTCCGGATAGTAGTGAGCGTTACTTAAGTAAAGATATATACAAAGGATGGGAATAA
- a CDS encoding class I SAM-dependent DNA methyltransferase: MGTEFNGLFDEWAHTYDSFVQGEDIQYKEVFAHYEDILEDVVNKSFGNVLEFGVGTGNLTNKLLLAGRTVYGIEPSREMRAIAKEKLPKELSITEGDFLSFEVPNSIDTIVSTYAFHHLTDDEKDVAIAKYSQLLNKGGKIVFADTIFADQEAYDKTVETAKERGFHQLANDLQTEYYTRIPIMRSIFENNGFHVTFTRLNHFVWVMEATKQ; encoded by the coding sequence ATGGGTACAGAATTTAATGGTTTATTTGACGAATGGGCTCATACGTACGACTCATTTGTACAAGGCGAAGATATACAATATAAAGAAGTTTTCGCTCATTATGAGGACATTTTAGAGGATGTAGTAAACAAGTCATTTGGTAATGTATTAGAATTTGGTGTTGGTACTGGTAATTTAACAAATAAATTATTACTTGCCGGTCGCACCGTTTACGGCATAGAGCCGTCACGTGAAATGCGTGCTATTGCAAAAGAGAAATTACCAAAAGAGCTTTCTATTACAGAAGGTGATTTTCTTTCATTTGAAGTCCCGAATTCGATTGATACTATTGTGAGCACCTATGCATTTCATCATTTAACAGATGATGAAAAAGATGTAGCGATTGCGAAGTATAGTCAATTGCTAAACAAAGGTGGTAAAATAGTGTTTGCTGATACGATATTTGCAGATCAAGAAGCATATGATAAAACTGTTGAAACAGCAAAAGAAAGAGGTTTTCATCAGTTAGCAAACGATTTGCAAACAGAATACTATACACGTATTCCGATCATGCGATCTATTTTTGAAAACAACGGCTTCCATGTAACGTTCACGAGATTAAATCATTTCGTTTGGGTAATGGAGGCAACTAAGCAATAG
- a CDS encoding YrhC family protein: MKELQQKIADYIRFGQVLLALSTFLMIGLLLPNEGREIIQSYVMMGGIVLLLSMSFFFFKRVQMLRDRLEENEYE, encoded by the coding sequence ATGAAAGAGTTACAACAGAAAATAGCAGATTATATTCGCTTCGGACAAGTTCTTCTCGCCCTAAGTACATTTTTAATGATCGGTTTGTTGCTACCGAACGAGGGAAGGGAAATAATCCAGTCGTATGTAATGATGGGTGGAATCGTTTTATTGCTAAGTATGTCATTTTTCTTTTTTAAGCGTGTTCAAATGCTACGCGATCGGTTAGAGGAGAACGAATATGAATAA
- the mtnN gene encoding 5'-methylthioadenosine/S-adenosylhomocysteine nucleosidase, translating into MRIAVIGAMEEEVRILRDKLEQAETETVAGCEFTKGLLAGHEVILLKSGIGKVNAAMSTTILLERYRPEKVINTGSAGGFHQSLNVGDVVISTEVRHHDVDVTVFDYEYGQVPGMPPGFKADEALIALAEKCMKAEENIQVVKGMIATGDSFMSDPNRVAAIRDKFENLYAVEMEAAAVAQVCHQYEVPFVIIRALSDIAGKESNVSFDQFLDQAALHSTNFIVKVLEELK; encoded by the coding sequence TTGAGAATTGCTGTAATTGGAGCAATGGAAGAAGAAGTACGTATTTTACGTGACAAATTAGAACAAGCAGAGACAGAAACCGTGGCAGGTTGTGAATTTACGAAGGGGCTATTGGCAGGGCATGAAGTAATCTTGTTAAAGTCAGGTATTGGTAAAGTAAACGCAGCGATGTCAACGACAATTTTATTAGAGAGATACAGACCTGAAAAAGTAATTAATACTGGTTCAGCTGGTGGATTCCACCAATCTTTAAATGTTGGGGACGTTGTTATTTCAACAGAAGTTCGCCATCATGACGTAGATGTAACGGTATTTGATTACGAATATGGTCAAGTGCCAGGAATGCCACCTGGATTTAAAGCTGATGAGGCATTAATTGCATTAGCTGAGAAATGTATGAAGGCAGAAGAAAATATTCAAGTTGTAAAAGGTATGATTGCAACAGGTGATTCATTTATGAGTGATCCAAACCGTGTTGCAGCTATTCGTGATAAATTCGAAAACCTTTACGCGGTAGAAATGGAAGCAGCAGCTGTTGCACAGGTATGCCACCAATATGAAGTTCCGTTTGTAATTATTCGTGCACTTTCTGATATTGCTGGTAAAGAATCAAATGTTTCATTTGATCAATTTTTAGATCAAGCAGCTCTTCATTCTACAAACTTTATTGTAAAAGTATTAGAAGAGTTAAAGTAA
- the adhE gene encoding bifunctional acetaldehyde-CoA/alcohol dehydrogenase, translated as MVVKEKVVNEMQEVTEMIDTLVKNGQEALRALESFTQEKIDNIVHEMALAGVDQHMPLAKLAVEETGRGVHEDKCIKNIFATEYIWHSIKKDKTVGIIHEDPHEEIIEIAEPVGVVAGVTPVTNPTSTTMFKALIAIKTRNPIIFAFHPSAQNCSIAAAKTVYDAAVKAGAPKQCIQWIERPSVEATKQLMNHEGVALVLATGGAGMVKSAYSTGKPALGVGPGNVPCYIEKSAQVKRAVNDVILSKTFDNGMICASEQAIIVDKEIYDDVKAEMIANNCYFVTEEERKKLEKLVINENTCAVNSDIVGKSAQYIAALVGITVPEDTKMLVAEIKGIGAVYPLSREKLSPVLACVKANSLEEGFAYCEGMLDLGGLGHSAVIHSTNKEVQKQFGLRMKACRLIVNAPSSQGGIGDIYNAFIPSLTLGCGSYGKNSVSQNVTATHLLNIKRLASRKKNMQWFKLPPKIYFEKHATAYLTNMPNISRAFIVTDPGMVEHGYVDTVTHYLRKHANDVKVEVFFEVEPDPSDETVFKGADMMRSFKPDVIIALGGGSAMDAAKGMWLFYEYPETTFYGIKQKFLDIRKRTCKYPKLGNKAQFVAIPTTSGTGSEVTPFAVITDKKNNIKYPLADYELTPDVAIVDPQFVMTVPPHVTADTGMDVLTHAIEAYVSIMANDYTDGLAMKAIDLVFKYLPRAYNDGNDEEAREKMHNASAIAGMAFANAFLGINHSLAHKIGPEFHIPHGRANAILMPHVIRYNAIKPRKHALFPKYEHFVADERYAHIARMLGLPASTTAEGVESLVQAIISLGKELNIKMSIAGQGVEQERFEDVVGILAERAFEDQCTTANPKLPLISELKAVYMEAYKGV; from the coding sequence ATGGTAGTCAAAGAGAAAGTTGTAAATGAAATGCAAGAAGTAACAGAAATGATTGATACGTTAGTAAAGAACGGTCAGGAAGCTTTACGAGCATTAGAAAGTTTTACACAAGAGAAAATTGACAACATTGTTCATGAAATGGCGCTTGCAGGTGTTGATCAACATATGCCACTTGCGAAGTTGGCTGTTGAAGAAACTGGCCGCGGTGTACATGAAGACAAATGTATTAAAAATATTTTTGCCACCGAATATATTTGGCATAGTATAAAGAAAGACAAAACGGTAGGAATTATTCATGAAGATCCTCATGAAGAAATAATAGAAATTGCAGAGCCAGTTGGTGTAGTAGCTGGGGTAACGCCAGTGACCAACCCAACGTCGACAACGATGTTTAAGGCATTAATAGCAATAAAAACGAGAAATCCAATTATTTTCGCATTTCACCCTTCTGCACAAAACTGTTCCATTGCAGCGGCGAAAACAGTATACGATGCAGCTGTGAAGGCTGGTGCACCAAAGCAATGTATTCAATGGATTGAAAGACCTTCTGTTGAAGCAACGAAACAATTAATGAATCACGAAGGTGTTGCGCTCGTTCTAGCAACTGGAGGAGCTGGAATGGTGAAATCAGCTTATTCTACTGGCAAACCAGCGCTAGGTGTAGGGCCTGGTAATGTACCATGTTATATAGAAAAATCAGCACAAGTAAAACGAGCTGTTAATGATGTAATTTTATCGAAAACATTTGATAACGGTATGATTTGTGCATCTGAACAAGCTATTATTGTAGATAAGGAAATTTATGATGATGTTAAAGCAGAAATGATTGCAAATAATTGTTACTTTGTAACAGAAGAAGAAAGAAAAAAATTAGAAAAGCTTGTCATTAATGAAAATACGTGTGCAGTAAATAGTGATATCGTCGGGAAATCAGCACAGTACATTGCAGCGTTAGTAGGGATTACTGTACCAGAAGATACAAAGATGCTTGTAGCTGAAATTAAAGGGATTGGAGCAGTGTATCCACTATCTCGTGAAAAACTGAGTCCAGTATTAGCTTGTGTAAAAGCAAATTCATTAGAAGAAGGATTTGCATATTGTGAAGGAATGCTGGACCTTGGTGGTTTAGGGCATTCGGCTGTAATCCATTCTACAAATAAAGAAGTGCAAAAGCAATTTGGATTGCGTATGAAAGCTTGCCGTCTCATTGTAAATGCTCCTTCATCACAAGGTGGAATTGGTGATATATATAATGCATTTATTCCATCGCTCACACTTGGATGTGGTTCGTATGGGAAGAACTCTGTTTCTCAAAACGTAACAGCTACACACTTATTAAATATAAAAAGGTTGGCAAGTAGAAAAAAGAATATGCAGTGGTTCAAATTGCCACCGAAAATTTATTTTGAAAAGCATGCTACAGCATATTTAACAAACATGCCAAATATTTCACGGGCATTTATTGTAACGGATCCAGGGATGGTCGAACATGGCTATGTAGATACGGTAACGCACTATTTACGTAAACATGCAAATGATGTGAAAGTAGAAGTCTTCTTTGAAGTAGAACCGGATCCATCAGATGAAACGGTCTTTAAAGGAGCTGACATGATGAGAAGCTTCAAGCCAGATGTAATTATTGCTCTTGGTGGCGGTTCAGCGATGGATGCAGCGAAAGGGATGTGGCTTTTTTATGAATATCCAGAAACAACATTTTATGGGATTAAACAGAAGTTTTTAGATATAAGAAAGCGTACATGTAAATATCCGAAGCTTGGCAATAAAGCGCAATTTGTAGCGATACCAACGACATCGGGAACGGGTTCAGAAGTAACACCATTCGCAGTTATTACGGATAAGAAAAATAATATAAAATATCCGCTTGCAGATTATGAATTAACACCAGATGTAGCGATTGTTGATCCGCAATTTGTAATGACAGTACCACCTCATGTAACGGCAGACACTGGAATGGACGTATTAACACATGCAATTGAAGCATATGTGTCTATTATGGCAAATGATTATACAGATGGTTTAGCAATGAAAGCAATTGATCTTGTATTTAAATATTTACCGCGAGCATATAATGATGGAAATGATGAAGAAGCGCGAGAAAAAATGCATAACGCTTCTGCCATTGCTGGAATGGCATTTGCCAACGCATTTCTTGGTATTAATCATAGTTTAGCACATAAAATTGGACCGGAATTCCATATTCCGCACGGGCGTGCCAATGCAATCCTTATGCCGCATGTCATCCGTTATAACGCTATCAAACCAAGGAAACATGCACTATTCCCGAAATATGAGCACTTTGTTGCAGATGAACGTTATGCACATATTGCAAGAATGCTCGGTTTACCAGCTAGCACGACGGCAGAAGGTGTGGAATCGCTTGTACAAGCAATTATTTCTCTTGGCAAAGAGTTAAATATTAAGATGAGTATTGCTGGACAAGGTGTGGAACAAGAAAGGTTTGAAGATGTTGTTGGAATACTTGCGGAAAGAGCTTTCGAAGATCAATGTACAACAGCGAATCCAAAATTGCCGCTTATTTCAGAGTTGAAAGCAGTATATATGGAGGCATACAAAGGCGTATAA